The following proteins are co-located in the Phycisphaerales bacterium genome:
- a CDS encoding pyridoxal-phosphate dependent enzyme, producing the protein MYNNILDAVGHTPLVKLNKVVPAGAAEVWVKCEYMNPTGSIKDRMAVHILNRSEQMGLIKPGATIVENTSGNTGQGVAMWAAVRGYRCVFTMPDKMSLEKVNMLKAFGAEVVITPTDVPGDSPQHYVETAKRIARETPGAFYVNQYHNKLNIEAHELSTGAEIWEDTGGKFDAVVAGAGTGGTVSGIGRYIKKKAPHIRVVGVDPIGSVHYHYFYTKTMPTPHVYKVEGIGEDILCDAMDYSVVDEFHQTNDKEAFTMARRLVREEGLFCGGSSGCNVHIAIKVAQQLGPGKKVITLLPDSATRYTTKFLSDAWMKDHGFLGSDRDLGVVEEILGAMAKRPIITAAPEKTVGQIIGMFKEHGISQVPIVDGAGHPTGMVHEVDVLRGLQDGTVTVTSPVKTISHPIGGLIYPKARIEELFRIFETDQVGVVVDNNKIVGIVSKIDVLDFMSRRK; encoded by the coding sequence ATGTACAACAACATCCTGGACGCTGTCGGACACACCCCCCTGGTCAAGCTGAACAAGGTGGTCCCCGCTGGCGCCGCGGAGGTGTGGGTGAAGTGCGAGTACATGAACCCCACGGGCTCCATCAAGGACCGGATGGCGGTGCACATCCTGAACCGGTCGGAGCAGATGGGGCTGATCAAGCCCGGTGCGACGATCGTGGAGAACACCTCGGGGAACACCGGGCAGGGCGTTGCCATGTGGGCCGCGGTGCGCGGCTACCGCTGCGTGTTCACCATGCCCGACAAGATGTCGCTGGAGAAGGTGAACATGCTCAAGGCCTTTGGGGCCGAGGTGGTGATCACGCCCACCGACGTGCCCGGCGATTCTCCCCAGCACTACGTCGAGACCGCCAAGCGGATCGCCCGCGAGACCCCCGGCGCCTTCTACGTCAACCAGTACCACAACAAGCTCAACATCGAGGCCCACGAGCTGAGCACCGGCGCGGAGATCTGGGAGGACACGGGCGGCAAGTTCGACGCCGTGGTCGCCGGCGCTGGCACGGGCGGCACCGTCTCCGGCATCGGGCGGTACATCAAGAAGAAGGCGCCGCACATCCGCGTGGTGGGCGTCGATCCCATCGGCTCGGTCCACTACCACTACTTCTACACCAAGACGATGCCTACGCCGCACGTGTACAAGGTCGAGGGCATCGGCGAGGACATCCTCTGCGACGCGATGGACTACAGCGTCGTCGACGAGTTCCACCAGACCAACGACAAGGAAGCCTTCACCATGGCCCGCCGCCTGGTGCGGGAGGAGGGGCTTTTCTGTGGCGGCTCGTCGGGCTGCAACGTGCACATCGCCATCAAGGTCGCCCAGCAGCTCGGCCCGGGCAAGAAGGTGATCACGCTGCTGCCCGACTCGGCCACCCGCTACACCACCAAGTTCCTCAGCGACGCATGGATGAAGGACCACGGGTTCCTGGGCTCGGACCGTGACCTGGGTGTTGTCGAGGAGATCCTCGGCGCGATGGCCAAGCGGCCGATCATCACGGCCGCGCCGGAGAAGACGGTGGGCCAGATCATCGGCATGTTCAAGGAGCACGGCATTTCGCAGGTGCCGATCGTGGACGGCGCGGGCCACCCCACCGGCATGGTGCACGAGGTGGACGTCCTCCGCGGGCTGCAGGACGGCACGGTTACCGTCACCAGCCCGGTGAAGACCATCAGCCACCCCATCGGCGGGTTGATTTACCCCAAGGCCCGCATCGAGGAGCTGTTCCGAATCTTCGAGACCGACCAGGTGGGCGTTGTGGTGGACAACAACAAGATCGTGGGGATCGTGAGCAAGATCGACGTGCTGGACTTCATGAGCCGCCGCAAGTAA
- a CDS encoding phosphatase PAP2 family protein, with protein MNTRILTLLAAAVLLTGCTRPVAEEQPVVSQPTTQSATQPATQPAGPVAAPAPQTFFLKMGDVDVSAVLPRPFDRASPMTKAEADLLLAIRAEATEAAKKRMEAEEKMTPFTFGEAMGERGEGFTPAKYPRTAALFKRIDNDAYHVAISPAKETYNRLRPPLQDPRVKPLLKHSDSNGYPSGHATLGMVWSRVLGELAPGSKDALRDRARLVALDRVIAGVHYPTDVCAGMALGDAIADALLKNEKFKQELEAVRKAEWAAP; from the coding sequence ATGAACACCCGGATACTCACCCTGCTCGCCGCCGCCGTCCTGCTCACCGGCTGCACGCGCCCGGTCGCCGAAGAGCAGCCCGTCGTCTCACAACCCACCACTCAGTCTGCAACGCAGCCCGCCACCCAACCCGCCGGCCCAGTCGCTGCCCCCGCTCCCCAGACCTTCTTCCTCAAGATGGGCGACGTCGACGTGAGCGCTGTGCTGCCCCGCCCCTTCGACCGCGCCTCGCCCATGACCAAGGCGGAGGCCGACCTGCTCCTGGCCATCCGCGCCGAGGCGACCGAGGCCGCGAAGAAGCGGATGGAGGCCGAGGAGAAGATGACGCCCTTTACCTTCGGCGAGGCGATGGGCGAACGCGGCGAGGGCTTCACACCCGCGAAGTACCCCAGGACCGCGGCCCTCTTCAAGCGAATCGACAACGACGCGTACCACGTCGCCATCTCTCCCGCCAAGGAGACCTACAACCGCCTGCGCCCGCCGCTGCAGGACCCGCGCGTCAAGCCGCTGCTCAAGCACAGCGACAGCAACGGCTACCCGAGCGGGCACGCCACGCTCGGCATGGTCTGGTCCCGCGTGCTCGGGGAGCTCGCGCCGGGCAGCAAGGACGCGCTCCGGGACCGCGCCCGCCTGGTCGCGCTCGACCGCGTCATCGCCGGCGTCCACTACCCGACGGACGTCTGCGCCGGCATGGCCCTGGGCGACGCGATTGCTGATGCGCTGCTCAAGAACGAGAAGTTCAAGCAGGAGCTTGAGGCGGTGCGCAAGGCCGAGTGGGCGGCCCCCTAA
- a CDS encoding ribbon-helix-helix protein, CopG family, which yields MKTTVEISDALFEQLRKRAQKEGATMRELIEAALRAFLTPPPRERKPFRLKDGSVGGRGLQPGVDLSNWSHIRDLAYQGRGG from the coding sequence ATGAAGACCACGGTCGAGATCTCCGATGCGCTGTTCGAGCAGCTCCGCAAGCGCGCGCAGAAGGAGGGCGCCACGATGCGTGAGCTCATCGAGGCAGCTCTCCGGGCATTCCTCACACCGCCGCCGCGTGAGCGCAAGCCCTTCCGCCTGAAAGACGGGTCCGTTGGCGGCCGTGGACTTCAGCCGGGGGTTGATCTGAGCAACTGGAGCCACATCCGCGATCTCGCCTACCAGGGCCGCGGCGGGTGA
- a CDS encoding alpha/beta hydrolase, translated as MRLTTAAILALASGAHAQVRQELIAPVATEPAITGWTGNHAAAFDPNIAHRQRLVLFLHGQGGTGSGARELLKLAAEEGFHAVGLTYPNDWSPFNFCNGSTDPDCALKVRRELIIGVNHSPFITVNRPDSLENRLIKLLLHLDTLHPGEGWGDYLENNAIRWSDIVVWGHSQGGGNAGVIAKDHELARCCTSAPAADGGPGNPAAWWAQHATPSAQYFGLCHTQDALSQKVAFWTALGAPGPVTDIATTTPPYAGSQQLSTSIAPAVAGQYHNSPVMDSVTPRNTDGTARYREVWRHMLTADAGEPPAPTSWDDVVYATVPVTGGGTINLHMDIHGATTQSGPHPVIVWIHGGGWQSGSHNQTPSFALALRERGVTIASIEYRLSNEGVFPAQLHDCKGAIRYLRANAGLYGIDPERIGVWGSSAGGHLASLVSTTSGDASFEGSTGGNGAFSSAVLAGAAFYPPADLLNMQPDCALQSVGCSFNHDDPTSPESKLLGVSGAGEGLGWLRANLSNPSEPFPALASRAASSSPVAQVDANDPPMFLVHGDVDTVVPLNQSLRLRDALNGAGVGVTHIVAPGFGHGSVGTTLSAATGEWLRTQLMSCTADFNHDGDTGTDQDIEAFFACLGGTCCPACTGADFNADGDIGTDQDIESFFRVLGGGPC; from the coding sequence ATGCGCCTGACCACCGCTGCAATCCTCGCGCTCGCATCCGGCGCGCACGCACAGGTCCGTCAGGAGCTCATCGCGCCCGTCGCCACGGAGCCCGCGATCACCGGCTGGACCGGTAACCATGCCGCCGCGTTCGACCCCAATATCGCGCACCGGCAGCGGCTCGTCCTGTTCCTCCACGGTCAGGGCGGCACCGGCTCGGGCGCCCGCGAGCTCCTGAAACTGGCCGCCGAGGAAGGGTTCCACGCGGTCGGCCTCACGTACCCCAACGACTGGTCGCCCTTCAACTTCTGCAACGGCTCCACCGACCCCGACTGCGCGCTCAAGGTGCGCCGCGAGCTCATCATCGGCGTCAACCACTCGCCGTTCATCACCGTCAACCGCCCCGACTCCCTCGAGAACCGCCTGATCAAGCTCCTGCTGCACCTCGACACGCTGCACCCCGGCGAGGGCTGGGGGGACTACCTCGAGAACAACGCCATCCGCTGGAGCGACATCGTCGTGTGGGGCCACAGCCAGGGCGGCGGCAACGCCGGCGTCATCGCCAAGGACCATGAGCTCGCCCGCTGCTGCACTTCGGCACCCGCGGCTGACGGAGGCCCGGGCAACCCGGCCGCGTGGTGGGCCCAGCACGCCACACCCTCCGCGCAGTACTTCGGCCTCTGCCACACGCAGGACGCGCTCTCGCAGAAGGTCGCCTTCTGGACCGCCCTGGGCGCCCCCGGCCCCGTGACCGACATCGCCACGACCACGCCGCCCTACGCGGGCTCGCAGCAGCTCTCGACGTCCATCGCCCCCGCCGTCGCCGGCCAGTACCACAACAGCCCCGTGATGGACAGCGTCACGCCGCGCAACACCGACGGCACGGCGCGCTACCGCGAGGTCTGGCGTCACATGCTCACCGCCGACGCGGGCGAGCCCCCCGCGCCGACATCGTGGGACGACGTCGTGTATGCCACCGTCCCCGTCACCGGGGGCGGCACCATCAACCTCCACATGGACATCCACGGCGCCACCACGCAGAGCGGCCCGCACCCCGTCATCGTCTGGATCCACGGCGGCGGATGGCAGTCCGGCAGCCACAACCAGACCCCCTCGTTCGCACTCGCCCTCCGCGAGCGCGGCGTCACCATCGCCAGCATCGAGTACCGCCTCAGCAACGAGGGCGTGTTCCCCGCGCAGCTCCACGACTGCAAGGGCGCGATCCGCTACCTCCGCGCCAACGCCGGGCTCTACGGCATCGACCCCGAGCGCATCGGTGTGTGGGGCTCCTCCGCCGGCGGCCACCTCGCGTCGCTCGTCTCCACCACCAGCGGCGACGCGTCGTTCGAGGGCAGCACCGGCGGCAACGGCGCGTTCTCCAGCGCGGTGCTCGCGGGGGCCGCGTTTTACCCGCCCGCCGACCTCCTCAACATGCAGCCCGACTGCGCCCTGCAGAGTGTGGGCTGCTCCTTCAACCACGACGACCCGACGTCCCCCGAGTCCAAGCTGCTGGGCGTAAGCGGCGCGGGTGAGGGCCTCGGGTGGCTGCGCGCCAACCTGAGCAACCCCAGTGAGCCCTTCCCTGCGCTCGCCTCGCGGGCCGCGAGCAGCAGCCCCGTCGCACAGGTCGACGCCAACGACCCGCCCATGTTCCTCGTCCACGGCGACGTTGACACCGTCGTCCCGCTCAACCAGAGCCTCCGCCTCCGCGATGCGCTGAACGGTGCGGGCGTGGGCGTCACGCACATCGTCGCCCCGGGCTTCGGGCACGGCTCCGTCGGCACCACCCTCAGCGCCGCCACCGGCGAGTGGCTCCGCACGCAACTCATGTCCTGCACCGCCGACTTCAACCACGACGGCGACACCGGCACCGACCAGGACATCGAGGCGTTCTTCGCCTGCCTGGGCGGCACCTGCTGCCCCGCCTGCACCGGCGCCGACTTCAACGCAGACGGCGACATCGGCACCGACCAGGACATTGAGAGCTTCTTCCGCGTGCTCGGTGGGGGCCCCTGCTGA
- a CDS encoding TA system VapC family ribonuclease toxin, which translates to MIAVDTNILVYAHRKDSAFHTPAMNVVRSLAEGVEQWAIPWPCVHEFLAIVTHPKVFSPPSTTDEALTQVDLWFQSPTLTVVGESEKHWATLRDLALKARLQGPIFHDARIAAICKDHGIRELWSADRDLSRFTTLNTRNPLLP; encoded by the coding sequence GTGATTGCGGTTGATACCAACATCTTGGTGTATGCACACCGGAAGGACTCCGCCTTCCACACGCCGGCGATGAACGTCGTCCGTTCGCTCGCGGAAGGCGTCGAGCAATGGGCGATTCCCTGGCCATGTGTACACGAGTTCCTTGCGATCGTCACCCATCCAAAGGTGTTCTCGCCGCCGTCTACGACGGACGAAGCGCTGACGCAGGTCGACCTGTGGTTCCAATCACCGACCCTCACTGTCGTTGGAGAGTCGGAGAAGCACTGGGCGACGTTGCGAGACTTGGCCTTGAAAGCTCGTCTGCAAGGGCCGATCTTCCATGACGCGCGCATCGCTGCGATCTGCAAGGACCATGGGATTCGTGAGCTGTGGTCGGCCGATCGCGACCTCTCCAGGTTCACGACACTCAACACGCGCAACCCGCTACTGCCTTAG